A window of the Lolium perenne isolate Kyuss_39 chromosome 7, Kyuss_2.0, whole genome shotgun sequence genome harbors these coding sequences:
- the LOC127317672 gene encoding uncharacterized protein, translating into MSNPDSTSSSTPPPSHAAHIHTPLCRSCGAPAAPPTPAPWSGDSPPPAYRPIRMPAINAPTNTAAIVLSPVPQPLPVPPAAPPFAFQAPTKRITSPDDIARFHASTHGRHFLGFVASLSASVHGRKLSDPLPSPPSPAVSALLDLISALSAFVASTPPFPHGSRYGNPAFRLWHEKLAHSANDLISPITATATSPSALTGAEVELAPYLLDSFGNGSRIDYGTGHETNFAAFLYCLARLGLITEDDFPAVVLRVFAAYLDLMRTLQDTYLLEPAGSHGVWGLDDYHFLPFVFGAAQLIDHKYMKPKSIHNPDILENFSKEYMYLACVMYVKKVKKGPFAEHSPMLDDISGVPHWKKVNSGLLKMYKAEVLEKVPIMQHFLFGSLIKWED; encoded by the coding sequence ATGTCCAACCCcgattcgacctcgtcttccaccCCGCCTCCCTCCCACGCCGCCCACATCCACACCCCTCTCTGCCGTTCCTGCGGCGCGCCCGCCGCGCCGCCCACCCCCGCCCCCTGGTCCGGGGACTCCCCGCCGCCCGCCTACCGCCCCATCCGCATGCCCGCCATAAACGCGCCCaccaacaccgccgccatcgtccTCTCCCCGGTCCCGCAGCCCCTCCCGGTACCCCCAGCCGCGCCGCCCTTCGCCTTCCAGGCCCCCACCAAACGCATCACCTCCCCGGACGACATCGCCCGCTTCCACGCCTCCACCCACGGCCGCCACTTCCTCGGCTTCGtcgcctcgctctccgcctccgtcCACGGCCGCAAGCTCTCCGACCCGCTCCCGTCCCCGCCCTCCCCCGCGGTCTCCGCGCTCCTCGACCTCATCTCCGCGCTCTCCGCCTTCGTCGCCTCCACCCCGCCCTTCCCGCACGGCTCCCGCTACGGCAACCCCGCCTTCCGCCTCTGGCACGAGAAGCTCGCCCACTCCGCCAACGACCTCATCTCCCCAATAACCGCCACCGCCACATCCCCCTCAGCCCTCACCGGCGCCGAGGTCGAGCTCGCGCCCTACCTCCTCGACTCCTTCGGCAACGGCTCCCGCATCGACTACGGCACGGGGCACGAGACCAACTTCGCCGCCTTCCTCTACTGCCTGGCACGCCTCGGCCTCATCACCGAGGACGATTTCCCCGCCGTCGTGCTGCGGGTGTTCGCTGCCTACCTCGACCTCATGCGCACGCTGCAGGACACATACCTGCTGGAGCCTGCAGGGTCGCACGGCGTGTGGGGGCTAGACGATTACCATTTCCTGCCCTTTGTGTTCGGGGCTGCGCAGCTCATCGATCACAAGTACATGAAGCCCAAGTCCATCCACAACCCAGATATCTTGGAAAACTTCTCCAAGGAGTACATGTACCTGGCGTGTGTCATGTATGTTAAAAAGGTCAAGAAGGGGCCCTTCGCCGAGCATTCGCCCATGTTGGATGATATCAGCGGCGTGCCGCACTGGAAGAAGGTCAACAGCGGGCTGCTCAAGATGTACAAGGCTGAAGTGCTGGAGAAGGTGCCCATCATGCAGCATTTCCTCTTTGGGTCACTCATCAAATG